In one Oncorhynchus nerka isolate Pitt River linkage group LG7, Oner_Uvic_2.0, whole genome shotgun sequence genomic region, the following are encoded:
- the rpl30 gene encoding 60S ribosomal protein L30 has translation MVAAKKTKKSLESINSRLQLVMKSGKYVLGYKQSQKMIRQGKAKLVILANNTPALRKSEVEYYAMLAKTGVHHYSGNNIELGTACGKYFRVCTLAIIDPGDSDIIRSMPDQPQGEK, from the exons ATGGTGGCCGCCAAGAAGACG AAAAAGTCCCTGGAGTCCATCAACTCCCGTCTCCAGCTGGTGATGAAGAGCGGTAAATACGTTCTGGGATACAAGCAGTCTCAGAAGATGATCCGCCAGGGAAAAGCCAAGCTGGTCATCCTGGCCAACAACACACCTGCCCTCAG GAAGTCTGAAGTGGAGTACTACGCCATGCTGGCCAAGACTGGCGTCCATCActacagtgggaacaacatcgaGCTGGGCACGGCCTGTGGAAAGTATTTCAGGGTGTGCACCTTGGCTATCATCGACCCCG GTGATTCTGACATCATCAGGAGTATGCCAGACCAGCCGCAGGGGGAGAAGTAG